In Vibrio lentus, a single genomic region encodes these proteins:
- a CDS encoding glutathione peroxidase, with translation MFASKEGQSIPQVTFPTRQGDAWVNVTTEELFKDKTVIVFSLPGAFTPTCSSSHLPRYNELHSVFKENGVDDILCVSVNDTFVMNAWKADQEAEKITFIPDGNGDFTDGMGMLVEKNDIGFGKRSWRYSMLVKNGVVEKMFIEEDVPGDPFKVSDADTMLNYLAPEHKEQESITVFTKPGCPFCMKAKQNLIDKGLNYEEVVLGKDATTVSLRAISGRTTVPQVFIGGKHIGGSEELEAFLG, from the coding sequence ATGTTTGCATCTAAAGAAGGTCAATCAATCCCTCAAGTAACATTCCCAACTCGCCAAGGCGATGCATGGGTTAACGTAACGACGGAAGAGCTATTCAAAGACAAGACAGTTATCGTATTCAGCCTACCAGGTGCGTTTACACCAACATGTTCTTCAAGCCACCTACCTCGTTACAACGAACTGCACTCAGTGTTCAAAGAAAACGGCGTTGATGACATCCTTTGTGTTTCTGTAAACGACACGTTCGTAATGAACGCGTGGAAAGCAGACCAAGAAGCTGAAAAAATCACATTCATCCCAGATGGCAACGGTGATTTCACAGACGGCATGGGTATGCTAGTTGAGAAAAACGACATCGGCTTTGGCAAACGTTCATGGCGCTACAGCATGCTGGTTAAAAACGGTGTGGTAGAAAAAATGTTCATCGAAGAAGACGTACCAGGCGACCCGTTCAAGGTTTCTGATGCTGATACTATGCTTAACTACCTTGCTCCTGAGCACAAAGAGCAAGAGTCAATCACAGTATTCACTAAGCCAGGCTGTCCTTTCTGTATGAAAGCGAAACAAAACCTAATCGACAAAGGTCTAAACTACGAAGAAGTGGTTCTAGGTAAAGACGCAACAACAGTAAGCCTACGTGCAATCTCTGGTCGCACAACCGTTCCTCAAGTCTTCATCGGTGGTAAGCACATCGGTGGTAGCGAAGAGCTCGAAGCTTTCCTAGGTTAA
- a CDS encoding PilN domain-containing protein encodes MLHQINLLPWRDEIRAQHKKRFVHLVILGVIIALAGQWAVGNYFHAQQDKQQARLTYLKQYIAQLDRQIQSLKVAEQEHKAILTRLDVVESLQLGRNKTTDFMNLMPELIPEGVYVDKIKMNGQEIEMSGISDSTARLATMLDNLERSESLNSVEMHSIVHNRKRFNKEFQTFKVSFVFSPVSLDNTTAESTTAKIKEKGANHG; translated from the coding sequence ATGTTGCATCAAATTAACCTGTTGCCTTGGCGTGATGAGATTCGCGCTCAGCACAAAAAGCGCTTTGTTCATCTGGTCATTCTTGGTGTCATCATCGCGCTTGCAGGGCAATGGGCGGTGGGCAACTATTTCCATGCTCAGCAAGACAAGCAGCAAGCACGTCTTACTTACCTAAAGCAATACATTGCCCAGCTCGACCGACAAATCCAATCACTGAAAGTCGCGGAGCAAGAACATAAAGCGATCCTGACTCGACTCGACGTTGTGGAATCCTTACAGCTTGGTCGCAACAAGACCACTGACTTCATGAACTTGATGCCAGAGCTGATTCCTGAGGGCGTCTATGTCGACAAGATAAAGATGAATGGTCAAGAGATTGAAATGTCGGGCATCAGCGACAGTACCGCTCGCCTTGCGACTATGTTGGATAACTTGGAGCGCTCTGAGTCACTTAACAGTGTCGAGATGCATTCCATTGTTCATAACCGTAAGCGCTTCAATAAGGAGTTCCAGACCTTCAAGGTCTCTTTTGTGTTTAGCCCTGTTTCTTTAGACAACACAACCGCAGAGAGCACAACCGCGAAGATAAAAGAGAAGGGGGCAAACCATGGCTAG
- a CDS encoding penicillin-binding protein 1A: protein MKFIKRLFIFTLICMILGVSTIFGFYYYVKPELPDVATLRDVELQTPMQVFSQDGKLISQFGEKRRNPVTYDEIPRHLVEALIATEDSRFYEHPGIDPIGITRAAIVVAMSGSAKQGASTITQQLARNFFLSNEKKVMRKIKEIFIAIHIEQLLSKEEIMELYVNKIFLGHRSYGFGAAARVYFGKDLPELTLSEIATLAGMPKAPSTMNPIYSLERATNRRNVVLRRMLDEQYITQEEYDQARNETLVSKYHGAEIELSAPYVAEVARAWMVERYGEAAYTSGMKVYTTVDSKLQKAANQAAIKNLLGYDERHGYRGAEKVLWQTEQSAWDHEQIVKHLKSQPTYGDLVPAVVTDVDAKSAQIWVKNQGKGSIEWQGMNWARKFLTDNRQGPAPSQAKEILAVGEQIWVRHEAITGDEVSEEPTEEATTETETPVVWRLSQVPNANTAFVAMNPNNGAVLSMVGGFNFVHNKFNRATQSIRQVGSGIKPFIYSAAIDKGLTLASLINDAPINQWDKSQGTAWRPKNSPPTYVGPTRLRIGLAQSKNVMAVRVLREVGLDNTRNYLTRFGFDIDEVPRSETIALGAGSLTPMKVAQGYSVFANGGYYVEPFYISRIETPYGETEFEATPKVVCKDDCQQPMTADPMADEFAEQDVDAKVQYAPQVISEQNAFLVREMMYSNIWGGGDWSAGTGWNGTGWRAQPLKRRDIGGKTGTTNDSKDTWYSGYGPGMVATVWVGFDNHNRNLGRTKANSNLGKSQITGAEAGAKTAEPAWVDFMGTALAGVPAQRKEIPENIVRVRIDRETGLLTNKFDSSSMFEYFEKGTEPTEYITERFNDDIYSTSSGEAVEELF, encoded by the coding sequence GTGAAGTTCATAAAGCGATTATTCATATTTACATTGATTTGCATGATTCTTGGAGTCAGTACAATTTTCGGGTTTTATTATTACGTAAAACCAGAGTTACCTGATGTTGCCACTTTGCGTGACGTAGAACTCCAAACGCCAATGCAAGTCTTCAGTCAAGACGGTAAGTTGATCTCTCAATTTGGTGAAAAACGTCGCAACCCAGTGACTTATGACGAGATACCTCGCCACCTTGTTGAAGCCCTGATTGCTACCGAAGACAGTCGTTTCTACGAGCACCCAGGTATTGACCCAATTGGTATTACTCGTGCTGCGATCGTGGTTGCGATGTCAGGATCCGCAAAACAAGGTGCGAGTACCATTACTCAGCAGCTTGCACGTAACTTCTTCTTATCTAATGAGAAAAAGGTCATGCGTAAGATCAAAGAGATCTTCATTGCGATCCACATTGAGCAATTGCTTAGCAAAGAAGAGATCATGGAGCTGTACGTCAACAAGATCTTCCTAGGCCACCGTTCATATGGCTTTGGCGCTGCTGCACGCGTTTACTTTGGTAAAGACCTCCCTGAACTGACTCTTAGTGAAATCGCTACGCTTGCTGGTATGCCAAAAGCACCATCAACCATGAACCCTATCTACTCTCTTGAGCGCGCGACAAACCGTCGTAACGTAGTATTACGTCGTATGTTAGACGAGCAATACATCACTCAAGAAGAATACGACCAAGCTCGCAATGAAACTTTGGTATCAAAATACCACGGTGCAGAGATTGAACTCAGCGCACCATATGTTGCTGAAGTCGCACGTGCTTGGATGGTAGAACGCTACGGCGAAGCTGCTTATACATCAGGCATGAAGGTCTACACGACCGTCGATTCAAAACTACAAAAAGCCGCTAACCAAGCCGCGATTAAAAACCTACTTGGCTACGATGAACGTCACGGCTACCGTGGTGCTGAAAAAGTATTGTGGCAAACTGAGCAATCAGCTTGGGATCATGAACAAATCGTTAAGCACCTTAAGTCTCAACCAACCTATGGTGACCTTGTCCCTGCCGTTGTGACGGACGTTGATGCAAAAAGCGCACAGATTTGGGTTAAGAACCAAGGCAAAGGCTCTATCGAATGGCAAGGCATGAACTGGGCGCGTAAATTCCTAACGGATAATCGTCAAGGCCCTGCCCCATCTCAAGCAAAAGAGATTCTTGCGGTTGGTGAACAGATCTGGGTTCGCCATGAAGCAATAACAGGCGACGAAGTTTCTGAAGAGCCAACAGAAGAAGCAACGACGGAAACTGAAACACCGGTTGTATGGCGACTAAGCCAAGTACCAAATGCGAACACCGCTTTTGTTGCAATGAACCCGAACAACGGTGCAGTACTGTCGATGGTGGGTGGCTTTAACTTTGTTCACAACAAATTCAACCGTGCGACGCAATCTATTCGTCAGGTGGGTTCTGGTATCAAACCATTTATCTACTCAGCGGCGATTGATAAAGGTCTAACGTTGGCATCATTGATCAACGATGCGCCTATCAACCAATGGGATAAGAGCCAAGGTACAGCATGGCGACCAAAGAACTCACCACCGACTTACGTAGGTCCAACTCGTTTGCGTATTGGCTTAGCTCAATCTAAAAACGTAATGGCGGTACGTGTATTGCGTGAAGTAGGCCTAGATAATACTCGTAACTACCTAACTCGATTTGGTTTTGATATTGACGAAGTACCGCGCTCTGAAACCATTGCTCTAGGTGCGGGTAGCTTAACGCCAATGAAAGTAGCACAAGGTTATTCAGTATTCGCTAATGGCGGCTACTACGTTGAACCTTTCTACATCAGCCGCATTGAAACACCCTATGGTGAGACTGAATTTGAAGCGACACCGAAAGTGGTGTGTAAAGACGATTGCCAACAGCCAATGACTGCAGACCCAATGGCGGATGAATTTGCAGAGCAAGACGTTGATGCCAAAGTACAATACGCACCTCAAGTTATCTCTGAACAGAACGCATTCCTTGTTCGTGAAATGATGTACAGCAACATTTGGGGTGGCGGTGATTGGAGCGCAGGTACTGGTTGGAACGGTACAGGTTGGCGTGCACAACCGTTGAAGCGTCGTGACATTGGCGGTAAAACCGGTACCACCAACGATTCGAAAGATACTTGGTACAGCGGTTACGGCCCTGGCATGGTTGCAACGGTATGGGTTGGTTTTGATAACCACAACCGCAACCTAGGTCGAACCAAAGCGAACTCTAACCTTGGCAAGAGCCAGATTACTGGTGCAGAAGCTGGCGCAAAAACAGCAGAACCTGCATGGGTTGATTTCATGGGCACAGCGTTAGCGGGTGTTCCTGCGCAGCGTAAAGAAATTCCGGAGAACATCGTTCGTGTTCGTATCGACCGTGAAACTGGCTTACTGACCAACAAGTTCGATAGCTCATCAATGTTCGAGTATTTCGAGAAAGGCACTGAGCCAACCGAGTACATTACTGAACGTTTCAACGATGACATCTACTCAACGTCATCAGGCGAAGCAGTAGAAGAACTGTTCTAG
- the aroK gene encoding shikimate kinase AroK, protein MAEKRNIFLVGPMGAGKSTIGRHLASQLHMEFLDSDTVIEERTGADIAWVFDVEGEDGFRKREESVINDLTEEQGIVLATGGGSVLSKENRNRLSARGIVVYLETTIEKQLARTNRDKKRPLLQTDNPRDVLEDLAVSRNALYDEVADYTVRTDDQSAKVVANQIVKMLEER, encoded by the coding sequence ATGGCTGAGAAACGCAATATTTTTCTTGTTGGCCCAATGGGCGCCGGCAAAAGTACAATTGGTAGACACCTAGCTTCCCAACTTCATATGGAGTTTTTAGACTCTGACACTGTGATCGAAGAGCGCACTGGCGCAGACATCGCATGGGTTTTTGATGTTGAGGGCGAAGATGGTTTCCGTAAGCGCGAAGAATCTGTAATCAACGATCTGACAGAAGAACAAGGTATTGTTCTTGCGACAGGTGGTGGTTCAGTACTGAGCAAAGAGAACCGTAACCGTCTATCTGCACGAGGCATTGTTGTATACCTAGAGACAACAATTGAAAAGCAACTTGCTCGCACTAACCGCGACAAGAAACGCCCTCTACTTCAAACAGACAACCCGCGTGATGTGCTAGAAGATCTAGCTGTATCTCGCAACGCACTATACGACGAAGTGGCGGACTACACAGTTCGTACTGACGACCAAAGTGCAAAAGTGGTAGCCAACCAGATCGTAAAAATGCTAGAAGAACGTTAA
- the oxyR gene encoding DNA-binding transcriptional regulator OxyR — protein MNIRDFEYLVALAEHKHFRKAAEACFVSQPTLSGQIRKLEDEIGLQLTERSPRKVIFTESGLQLVEQAKRILNEVKTFKDMASGHGEAMTGPMHIGFIPTVGPYILPKIIPHLKESFPDLELYLHEAQTHQLVSQLEDGKLDCLVLAAVDETAAFKEIDVYDEPLSVAVPCGHEWAQQDTVDMLQLNGQTVLALGDGHCLRDQALGFCFAAGAKDDERFKATSLETLRNMVAAGAGITLLPQLSVPKEKQKDGVCYVPAVNPTPSRRIVVAYRPGSPLKGRFEQLAEAIRTQLDKAV, from the coding sequence ATGAACATTCGTGACTTTGAATACTTGGTGGCGCTCGCTGAGCACAAACATTTTCGAAAAGCAGCAGAAGCGTGCTTTGTAAGTCAGCCGACATTGAGCGGTCAAATACGCAAACTGGAAGATGAAATTGGACTTCAGTTAACCGAGCGTAGCCCAAGGAAGGTAATATTTACAGAATCAGGTTTACAACTTGTTGAGCAAGCCAAGCGCATTCTCAACGAGGTAAAGACGTTTAAAGATATGGCGAGCGGACACGGTGAAGCGATGACGGGGCCAATGCACATTGGTTTTATCCCTACCGTTGGCCCGTACATTTTGCCAAAGATTATTCCTCATCTAAAAGAGAGTTTCCCAGATCTTGAGCTTTACCTGCACGAAGCGCAGACCCATCAGTTAGTCAGCCAACTAGAAGATGGCAAGCTTGATTGCTTGGTGCTGGCTGCGGTTGATGAAACGGCGGCGTTCAAAGAGATTGATGTCTATGACGAGCCATTAAGTGTTGCTGTACCGTGTGGTCATGAGTGGGCTCAGCAGGATACTGTCGATATGCTGCAGTTAAATGGACAAACCGTACTTGCACTAGGTGATGGTCACTGCTTGCGAGACCAAGCCTTGGGTTTCTGTTTTGCTGCGGGAGCAAAAGATGATGAGCGTTTTAAAGCGACCAGCTTAGAAACGCTGCGTAATATGGTAGCGGCTGGAGCGGGTATTACTTTGTTACCTCAGCTATCGGTACCAAAAGAAAAGCAGAAAGATGGTGTGTGTTATGTGCCTGCGGTTAACCCAACGCCTTCACGTCGTATTGTCGTGGCTTACCGACCGGGTTCTCCGCTAAAGGGGCGCTTTGAGCAATTGGCTGAGGCTATCCGAACTCAATTAGATAAAGCTGTTTAG
- a CDS encoding type IV pilus secretin PilQ: MNKGLQGAVLSMMLFFSVMSYAETSPNNLDNIDFRVNKNKDAVIIIELATSTAVVDVQRVQEGLSIELLNTKVDDDKLYLLDVKDFATLVEGVEVFRETPSTRLLATIADDYQYEYNLKGRFIEVIVSKPLVKESVAEKSVLEKEGKLISINFQDIPVRNVLQLIADYNDFNLVVSDSVSGNLTLRLDGVPWQQVLDIILQVKGLDKRVDGNVILVAPKAELDLREQQALEKSRLEEELGELKSEIIKINFAKATDIADMIGGEGAVSMLSDRGSITIDERTNSLLIRELEENIAVIRGIIESLDIPVKQVQIEARIVTVTEGNLDELGVRWGVSSTNGSFKVGGSIEGNHPSQIAPYDDNGGDSAIDDYLNVNLGATSPNASSIAFQVAKLGSDTLLDLELSALQQESKAEIISSPRLITTNKKPAYIEQGTEIPYLESSSSGATSVAFKKAVLSLKVTPQITPDNRLVLDLSVTQDRPGQVVKTGTGEAVAIDTQRIGTQVLVNNGETVVLGGIFQHSVSSTVDKVPLLGDLPVLGALFRRSYENVGKSELLIFVTPKVVIQ, from the coding sequence ATGAACAAAGGGCTACAGGGTGCAGTGCTGTCTATGATGTTGTTTTTTAGCGTGATGAGTTACGCAGAGACATCACCCAATAATTTGGACAACATCGATTTCAGGGTCAACAAGAACAAAGATGCGGTCATCATTATTGAATTGGCAACCAGCACTGCGGTGGTCGATGTTCAAAGAGTTCAAGAAGGGCTGAGCATTGAACTGCTTAATACTAAGGTGGATGACGACAAGCTTTATTTGTTGGATGTAAAAGACTTTGCCACCTTAGTTGAAGGGGTTGAGGTCTTCAGAGAAACGCCGAGTACCCGACTGTTAGCCACGATCGCCGATGATTATCAATACGAGTACAACCTAAAAGGTCGTTTTATCGAGGTCATCGTGAGTAAGCCGCTGGTTAAAGAGAGTGTCGCTGAGAAGAGTGTGTTGGAGAAAGAGGGCAAACTCATCTCAATTAATTTCCAAGACATTCCAGTTCGTAATGTTCTTCAGCTCATTGCAGATTACAACGACTTCAACTTAGTGGTGTCTGATTCGGTCTCAGGAAACCTCACTTTACGGTTAGATGGCGTACCCTGGCAGCAAGTTCTCGACATTATCTTACAAGTTAAAGGCTTGGATAAGCGTGTTGATGGCAATGTCATCTTGGTTGCGCCAAAAGCTGAACTTGACCTTCGAGAGCAGCAAGCCTTAGAAAAATCTCGTTTGGAAGAAGAGCTGGGTGAGCTTAAATCGGAAATCATCAAGATTAACTTTGCTAAAGCGACCGACATCGCCGATATGATTGGCGGGGAAGGGGCGGTGAGTATGCTGTCTGACCGCGGTTCGATTACCATTGATGAGAGAACTAACTCACTGCTCATTCGTGAATTGGAAGAAAACATTGCGGTGATACGAGGCATCATTGAATCGCTAGACATTCCCGTGAAGCAAGTTCAGATAGAAGCGCGTATTGTCACTGTTACCGAGGGTAATCTTGATGAACTAGGAGTGCGTTGGGGCGTTTCCTCGACCAACGGAAGCTTCAAAGTCGGCGGCTCAATAGAAGGTAACCATCCATCACAAATTGCACCGTATGACGATAATGGTGGAGATAGTGCGATTGACGATTACCTCAACGTTAATCTAGGGGCGACATCGCCTAATGCATCAAGCATTGCGTTTCAGGTGGCTAAGCTGGGTTCAGATACCTTGCTTGATCTTGAATTATCGGCACTGCAACAAGAATCAAAAGCTGAGATTATTTCTAGCCCACGCTTAATCACCACCAATAAAAAGCCCGCTTACATTGAGCAAGGTACTGAAATCCCTTATTTAGAATCCTCTTCCAGTGGTGCAACTTCGGTCGCATTTAAAAAAGCGGTCTTGAGTCTTAAGGTCACACCACAGATAACCCCTGACAATCGTCTGGTATTAGATTTGAGTGTTACACAGGACAGACCGGGTCAGGTTGTGAAAACAGGAACCGGTGAGGCTGTAGCAATCGATACCCAAAGAATTGGCACGCAAGTGCTTGTTAATAATGGTGAAACGGTTGTTCTTGGTGGGATATTTCAACACAGTGTTAGCAGCACAGTCGACAAAGTTCCGTTGTTGGGAGACCTGCCAGTTTTGGGGGCATTGTTCCGTCGCAGCTATGAAAATGTGGGTAAAAGTGAACTACTTATTTTTGTTACACCTAAAGTTGTGATTCAGTAA
- a CDS encoding pilus assembly protein PilP: MKLNRALCSTLLLLVLTGCKANQDSLEDFVVQVETKAKKEVEQLVPATEFVAANYQRRAFRPPFELPKEAIVQNQPLVKKDCWQPSARSRNGKLEKYPLSKLRLRGVMGSGSSVFGLVQTPRGNVVNVKKGQFIGLNNGRVTKVTSQYVQINETLPDGLGCWHKRNVRLALK; this comes from the coding sequence ATGAAACTCAATAGAGCGTTGTGTTCAACCTTGTTACTGCTCGTGCTGACGGGCTGTAAAGCCAATCAAGATTCGTTAGAAGATTTTGTGGTGCAAGTTGAAACCAAAGCAAAAAAAGAGGTCGAGCAGCTTGTCCCAGCAACGGAATTTGTAGCCGCTAACTATCAGCGAAGAGCATTTCGCCCTCCCTTTGAACTTCCCAAAGAAGCCATTGTGCAAAACCAACCTTTGGTTAAGAAAGACTGTTGGCAACCAAGCGCACGCTCTCGAAATGGCAAGCTAGAGAAGTACCCGCTGAGTAAGCTGCGTTTAAGAGGCGTGATGGGCAGTGGCTCCAGTGTGTTTGGTTTAGTGCAAACGCCAAGGGGCAATGTGGTGAATGTGAAGAAGGGCCAGTTTATCGGCCTCAATAATGGCCGAGTGACTAAGGTGACGAGCCAGTACGTTCAGATTAATGAAACTCTTCCAGATGGCTTAGGTTGTTGGCATAAGCGCAACGTTAGGCTGGCTCTGAAGTAA
- the aroB gene encoding 3-dehydroquinate synthase has protein sequence MERITVNLAERSYPISIGAGLFEDPAYLSFLSGKQKVVVISNVTVAPLYADKILSLLDQVGCQTSLLELPDGEQYKTLETFNSVMSYMLEGNYSRDVVVIALGGGVIGDLVGFAASCYQRGIDFIQIPTTLLSQVDSSVGGKTAVNHPLGKNMIGAFYQPKSVIIDTNCLSTLPEREFAAGIAEVIKYGIIYDETFFDWLELNLEKLYQLDEQALITAIARCCAIKAEVVAIDEKESGIRALLNLGHTFGHAIEAELGYGNWLHGEAVSSGTVMAAKTAQLQGLISQQQLERIISILKNAKLPIHTPESMSFEDFMQHMMRDKKVLSGQLRLVLPTSIGTAEVVADVPQDIIKQAIDFCRTL, from the coding sequence ATGGAACGGATTACGGTCAATCTAGCTGAGCGTAGCTACCCTATCTCTATTGGCGCCGGGTTATTTGAAGACCCGGCGTACCTTTCTTTTTTATCAGGCAAACAGAAAGTTGTTGTTATCAGTAATGTGACAGTAGCGCCTCTTTATGCCGATAAAATTTTATCGCTATTGGATCAAGTAGGCTGTCAAACTTCTCTTTTAGAGTTGCCAGACGGTGAGCAGTACAAAACACTTGAAACGTTCAACTCAGTGATGAGCTACATGCTTGAAGGAAATTACAGCCGCGATGTGGTGGTGATTGCTTTAGGTGGTGGCGTTATCGGTGATTTGGTCGGTTTTGCTGCCTCTTGTTACCAACGCGGTATTGATTTCATTCAGATCCCGACGACACTTCTTTCTCAAGTGGATTCCTCTGTAGGTGGTAAAACCGCAGTGAACCATCCTCTTGGCAAGAATATGATCGGCGCTTTCTATCAACCAAAATCTGTCATCATCGATACAAACTGTTTATCAACGCTTCCTGAGCGTGAGTTTGCAGCGGGTATTGCTGAGGTCATCAAATACGGCATCATCTATGATGAAACCTTCTTTGATTGGTTGGAACTGAATCTAGAGAAACTTTATCAACTTGATGAACAAGCACTGATCACCGCAATTGCTCGTTGTTGTGCAATTAAGGCTGAAGTGGTTGCTATCGATGAAAAAGAGTCAGGAATCAGAGCGTTATTGAACCTAGGTCATACATTTGGTCATGCGATTGAAGCAGAACTAGGCTATGGTAATTGGCTACATGGTGAAGCTGTGTCTTCAGGTACTGTAATGGCAGCCAAAACGGCTCAATTACAGGGACTGATCTCTCAGCAGCAGCTTGAGCGAATTATTTCTATACTCAAGAATGCGAAACTGCCAATCCATACGCCAGAAAGCATGTCTTTTGAAGACTTTATGCAGCACATGATGCGCGATAAAAAAGTGCTGTCTGGTCAGTTACGTTTGGTATTGCCAACAAGTATTGGTACTGCTGAAGTGGTCGCTGATGTGCCTCAAGACATCATTAAACAAGCGATTGATTTCTGCCGTACTCTTTAA
- a CDS encoding type 4a pilus biogenesis protein PilO, translating into MASFQNMVSLQDLDVDEITEWPLLPQLAVVLLLMILIQGVGVWFYIMPMDDELQQLKQQEQTLKATLRIKANKVAALPKLQSLLDELTSRYDYLLEQLPVQKELASMLASVNELGLDNALTFTRIDWGQKQNKEFLYRLPLNIELTGDYHEIGDFSAAIAKLPRIISFDDVNWQRVSQESSTLHFRVRAYTYQFKSEVDDETQ; encoded by the coding sequence ATGGCTAGTTTTCAAAATATGGTCAGTTTGCAAGACCTTGATGTCGATGAGATCACTGAATGGCCGCTACTGCCTCAACTGGCGGTGGTTCTATTGCTGATGATCTTGATTCAGGGCGTTGGCGTTTGGTTCTACATCATGCCAATGGATGATGAACTGCAACAATTGAAGCAGCAAGAGCAGACCTTGAAAGCCACTTTAAGGATTAAAGCCAATAAGGTCGCAGCTCTACCGAAGCTTCAGAGCCTGTTGGATGAGCTGACTAGCCGTTACGATTATCTGTTAGAGCAATTACCCGTGCAAAAAGAGCTCGCCAGTATGTTGGCTTCCGTCAATGAACTTGGCTTGGATAATGCGCTGACCTTTACTCGAATTGATTGGGGACAAAAGCAGAACAAAGAGTTTCTTTATCGCTTACCGCTCAATATCGAGCTGACGGGTGACTACCATGAAATTGGTGACTTCTCTGCGGCCATCGCCAAGCTGCCGCGCATTATTAGCTTCGATGATGTGAATTGGCAGCGAGTCAGTCAAGAAAGCAGCACGTTGCATTTCCGAGTTCGCGCTTATACCTACCAGTTTAAGTCGGAGGTAGACGATGAAACTCAATAG
- the pilM gene encoding type IV pilus assembly protein PilM encodes MGSSLITGIDINHHSIKAVVLKPVGELYALVGYKELPISDDIFTANHTLEYQKTVKKLKELRKELPFGCRNVAISVPDNTVISKVLQIESELEDREKEFSIYQTFAHQSPFPIEELSLDFVKLEDKRFGKGSTSSYQVYATRKEVVESRADALTKAGFKPVVVDTQAHGLLNIWQLASRMYPEKGNWLLVDVGVDQTSLGIIPQGSAPFYKDIAFGTQDLRSTDTPDDIESVFGTAEETHKFIVNLIEKLKRQLQLYSSVNTLQPISGIWLMGEGASIPMVTEELERHFQLSCESLNPLSLFENKVAKRYRLPMDWQHFGIAAGMAMSGLKWQGGKHVASN; translated from the coding sequence ATGGGTTCATCATTAATTACAGGTATAGATATAAATCATCACAGCATCAAAGCCGTGGTACTAAAACCCGTGGGGGAGTTGTATGCCCTAGTGGGATACAAAGAGCTGCCGATTTCGGACGACATTTTTACAGCTAACCATACTCTGGAGTATCAGAAAACTGTTAAGAAACTTAAAGAACTTAGGAAAGAACTGCCTTTTGGCTGTCGCAACGTCGCCATTTCGGTACCTGATAACACAGTGATCAGCAAAGTACTGCAAATAGAGAGTGAGTTAGAAGACAGAGAAAAAGAGTTTTCGATCTATCAAACCTTTGCTCACCAGTCTCCCTTTCCTATCGAGGAGCTGAGTTTAGATTTTGTAAAGCTGGAAGACAAACGATTTGGTAAAGGATCGACAAGCAGTTATCAGGTGTACGCCACTCGTAAAGAAGTAGTAGAGAGTCGAGCGGATGCTTTAACCAAGGCAGGTTTTAAACCTGTAGTGGTGGATACGCAGGCGCATGGGTTACTCAATATCTGGCAGTTGGCTTCGCGCATGTATCCAGAAAAGGGTAATTGGTTGCTGGTGGATGTGGGTGTCGACCAAACATCATTAGGCATCATTCCACAAGGTTCAGCCCCGTTTTACAAAGATATTGCTTTTGGTACCCAAGATCTCCGTAGCACTGACACCCCTGATGATATCGAGAGCGTATTCGGCACCGCAGAGGAGACACATAAGTTCATTGTTAACTTGATTGAAAAGCTTAAGCGTCAGTTGCAGCTCTATTCCTCGGTCAATACGCTTCAACCGATCTCAGGGATCTGGTTGATGGGTGAGGGTGCCAGCATTCCCATGGTCACCGAAGAGCTTGAGCGTCACTTTCAGCTGAGCTGTGAGTCGCTAAACCCTTTATCTCTTTTTGAGAATAAGGTCGCCAAGAGATACCGACTGCCGATGGACTGGCAACACTTTGGAATTGCGGCTGGTATGGCGATGAGTGGGCTTAAATGGCAAGGGGGAAAGCATGTTGCATCAAATTAA